In the genome of Halobacteriovoraceae bacterium, one region contains:
- the sucD gene encoding succinate--CoA ligase subunit alpha, producing the protein MAILVNRDTRLITVGFTGKQGTFHSLQSRDYGTNFVGGVTPGKGGTVHEGFPVFNTIQEAVDKTDANAAMIFVPPAFAADSVLECIDAKIPLIICITEGIPICDMIKVKAALASSSSRLIGPNCPGIITPGECKIGIMPGHIHMPGKVGVVSRSGTLTYEAVYQLTQREIGQSTCVGIGGDPVAGTNFIDTLELFENDPDTEAVIMIGEIGGTAETDAARWIQKNMTKPVVSFIAGASAPKGKRMGHAGAIISGGEETADAKFKILEECGVTIARSPAELGKKMEEVLKNR; encoded by the coding sequence ATGGCAATCTTAGTAAATAGAGATACGAGACTTATTACTGTTGGTTTCACTGGTAAACAGGGAACTTTCCACTCTCTTCAATCTAGAGATTATGGTACAAATTTCGTTGGAGGTGTGACACCTGGTAAAGGTGGAACTGTTCATGAAGGTTTTCCTGTTTTTAATACTATCCAAGAGGCGGTTGATAAAACAGATGCTAATGCCGCAATGATATTTGTACCTCCAGCATTTGCAGCTGATTCAGTTTTAGAGTGTATCGATGCAAAAATACCTCTCATCATTTGTATTACAGAAGGAATCCCAATTTGCGATATGATCAAAGTAAAGGCCGCCCTTGCAAGTTCTTCTTCGCGTCTTATCGGGCCTAACTGTCCTGGAATTATCACTCCGGGTGAATGTAAAATTGGAATTATGCCAGGGCACATTCATATGCCAGGTAAAGTTGGTGTTGTTTCAAGATCAGGGACTCTTACTTATGAAGCAGTTTACCAATTAACTCAAAGAGAGATTGGCCAATCAACTTGTGTTGGAATTGGGGGGGACCCTGTTGCCGGGACAAATTTTATTGATACTCTGGAATTATTCGAAAATGATCCAGACACTGAAGCCGTTATAATGATCGGAGAAATTGGCGGGACTGCTGAAACTGATGCAGCAAGATGGATTCAGAAAAATATGACCAAACCCGTTGTTTCTTTCATTGCTGGGGCATCTGCCCCAAAGGGTAAGAGAATGGGCCATGCTGGGGCCATTATTTCAGGTGGAGAGGAAACAGCTGATGCTAAGTTTAAGATATTAGAAGAGTGCGGTGTGACAATTGCACGATCTCCAGCAGAACTTGGCAAGAAGATGGAAGAAGTGTTAAAGAACAGATAA
- a CDS encoding MBL fold metallo-hydrolase, with protein sequence MIIKNHILNSGNFKLDGGAMFGIIPKPLWEKKCPPDKANRIDLALRLWVIETTDKLIITDTGIGDYHGEKFNQQFDIRIQEKPLEGLLKRIGKTPDEVTDLVISHLHFDHVGGILKIEGNERLPVFENATLHIHQKHYEYSLSPTDRDSGSFHSNEYEQIIEYYKKRNQIHFVNQEEGELISEIGLKFKCSFGHTPWLMHPYNDQYIYLADLIPTSAHIHIPWVMGYDINPGITTEYKKVFLDFCQKENLKIIFEHDPFYWGCSIGKNQNGQYIAQELYSES encoded by the coding sequence ATGATTATCAAAAACCATATTTTGAATAGTGGAAATTTTAAACTTGACGGTGGTGCAATGTTTGGAATTATTCCCAAACCTCTCTGGGAAAAAAAATGTCCTCCAGATAAGGCCAATAGAATAGATCTTGCATTAAGATTGTGGGTTATTGAGACGACAGATAAATTAATCATTACCGACACTGGTATTGGTGATTATCATGGAGAAAAATTTAATCAACAATTTGATATAAGAATACAAGAAAAACCGTTAGAAGGTCTTCTTAAACGAATTGGAAAAACTCCTGATGAAGTGACTGATCTTGTGATAAGTCATCTTCACTTTGACCATGTTGGAGGTATTTTAAAAATTGAGGGAAATGAACGACTTCCAGTATTTGAAAATGCAACACTTCACATCCATCAAAAACATTATGAATATTCACTTTCTCCAACTGATAGAGACTCAGGGAGTTTTCATTCAAATGAATATGAACAAATTATTGAGTACTACAAAAAAAGAAATCAAATTCACTTCGTTAATCAAGAAGAAGGAGAGCTTATATCTGAAATTGGTCTAAAATTTAAATGTTCATTTGGACATACTCCTTGGTTAATGCATCCATATAATGATCAATATATTTACCTAGCAGATCTTATTCCTACTTCTGCTCATATTCATATTCCCTGGGTTATGGGATATGATATAAATCCAGGAATCACCACTGAATACAAAAAAGTTTTTTTGGATTTTTGTCAAAAAGAGAATTTAAAAATAATTTTTGAACATGATCCGTTTTATTGGGGATGTTCTATTGGTAAGAACCAAAATGGGCAATATATTGCTCAAGAACTTTATTCTGAGAGTTAG
- a CDS encoding DUF4339 domain-containing protein, whose amino-acid sequence MNQQQESIYQKKQWFVFDHDHHIGPFGINEIIELYKANRVDSDDLVWRKGQEDWLKMRDCDELYVQLEPLDSAIRDIEKRNIKNIYTRAQVDISQDAQEIYDFIQSDSHLEPPPHPDILEQELDDFFNSDKEEQIEKEPDIQNITLPEINEQFFHPVKEETISSDEIFAKNNEIPLEIQLPTDQIIEEEKVEVLKESSFLYFSRFVLGCTTIILFCGIILYFLIMNKATVPEGLNGIGQVDYMKMKKIINDKGEDLQVHFALNTQSEGIWMALNRPGPMSLRVILHSIRKKSLSQSPVVVESLGLLQNGRVEFDELTFHEGTQIVPGYYQAEIIARDLGILGKWNELIKEKNTVHKIETTAFLSPFSKSEFNVKLAKFWDDIILKEKGPLQDILQKYQTLSSLVEQMYTKYKFELKKVKAPSEVIRFKAYYLNQIRPVLQNITLSNAKIKISLQNVRADTATEYQNLVDIGREFGELAMDMIVKTERNSKFDEKNKTKLLSEFRIKYENITSQITNNHIRLKKVIEAI is encoded by the coding sequence ATGAATCAGCAGCAAGAGTCGATTTATCAAAAAAAACAATGGTTCGTCTTTGACCATGACCACCATATAGGCCCTTTTGGGATTAATGAAATAATTGAACTATATAAGGCAAATCGTGTTGATTCAGACGATCTAGTATGGCGCAAAGGGCAGGAAGACTGGTTAAAAATGCGAGATTGTGATGAACTCTATGTGCAATTAGAACCCTTGGATAGTGCAATTCGTGACATTGAGAAAAGAAATATAAAAAATATCTATACCAGAGCACAGGTTGATATTTCTCAAGACGCTCAAGAAATCTATGATTTTATCCAATCAGATTCACATTTAGAACCTCCACCACATCCTGACATTCTTGAGCAAGAACTTGATGATTTTTTTAATTCTGATAAAGAAGAACAGATTGAAAAAGAACCTGATATACAAAACATCACTCTACCTGAAATTAATGAACAATTTTTTCATCCAGTGAAAGAAGAAACGATTTCTTCTGATGAAATCTTTGCTAAAAACAATGAGATCCCTCTAGAAATTCAATTGCCAACTGATCAAATTATTGAAGAAGAAAAAGTTGAAGTTTTAAAGGAATCTTCTTTTTTATATTTTTCTCGTTTTGTATTGGGATGTACCACTATAATCTTATTTTGTGGAATTATTCTTTATTTTCTTATTATGAATAAGGCAACTGTGCCAGAAGGTTTAAATGGGATTGGTCAAGTCGATTATATGAAAATGAAAAAAATTATCAATGATAAGGGTGAGGATCTTCAGGTTCACTTTGCTCTCAATACCCAATCTGAAGGAATATGGATGGCACTAAATAGGCCAGGTCCCATGAGTTTAAGAGTGATATTACATTCAATTCGAAAAAAGTCTCTCTCTCAATCTCCAGTAGTTGTTGAATCACTAGGTCTACTTCAAAATGGAAGAGTTGAATTTGATGAACTCACTTTTCATGAAGGAACACAGATAGTTCCTGGTTATTATCAAGCTGAAATCATTGCTAGGGATTTAGGAATACTTGGCAAGTGGAATGAACTCATCAAAGAAAAAAATACAGTTCATAAAATTGAAACCACAGCTTTTCTTTCACCATTTTCAAAAAGTGAGTTCAATGTCAAATTGGCCAAATTTTGGGATGATATTATTCTGAAAGAAAAAGGTCCTTTGCAAGATATCTTACAAAAATATCAAACTCTCAGCTCTTTAGTAGAACAAATGTATACAAAATATAAATTTGAATTAAAAAAAGTAAAAGCCCCCTCAGAAGTTATACGTTTTAAAGCGTATTATCTCAATCAGATTAGACCTGTTTTGCAAAATATTACCTTAAGCAATGCTAAGATAAAAATTTCACTTCAAAATGTGAGAGCTGATACTGCTACTGAATATCAAAATCTTGTGGATATTGGAAGAGAATTTGGTGAACTAGCAATGGATATGATTGTCAAGACTGAGAGAAATAGCAAATTTGATGAGAAGAATAAAACAAAGCTTTTATCAGAATTTAGAATTAAATATGAGAATATCACCTCACAAATTACAAATAATCATATTCGGTTAAAAAAAGTCATTGAGGCCATTTAA
- the ndk gene encoding nucleoside-diphosphate kinase, with amino-acid sequence MAVERTLSIIKPNAVEDNNIGSIIGRFEKEGLKIAAAKLIKLSKEKAEGFYIEHKERPFFGSLVNFMTSGPVVLMVLEGESAVERNREIMGATNPAEATEGTLRKLYAKSIEANAVHGSDSQASAEREIAYFFDNNEVYSRD; translated from the coding sequence ATGGCAGTAGAAAGAACATTAAGTATTATTAAGCCAAATGCAGTTGAAGACAATAATATAGGTAGTATTATCGGTCGATTTGAGAAAGAAGGATTGAAAATTGCAGCAGCAAAATTGATTAAATTATCTAAAGAGAAGGCCGAAGGGTTTTATATAGAGCATAAAGAGCGTCCTTTTTTCGGATCTCTTGTCAATTTTATGACTTCAGGCCCAGTTGTCTTGATGGTTCTTGAAGGTGAAAGTGCAGTTGAGCGCAATCGTGAAATTATGGGTGCTACTAATCCAGCAGAGGCCACAGAGGGTACTTTAAGAAAACTCTATGCTAAGTCCATTGAAGCTAATGCTGTTCATGGATCGGATTCTCAGGCATCTGCTGAAAGAGAGATAGCCTATTTCTTTGATAATAACGAAGTTTATTCTAGAGATTAA
- a CDS encoding transposase → MKGKKFSEEVIFKILKEYESGIPAKELGRKYGMAEQTVHKWKKKYHGMQVSDAKKLRSLEEENRRLKRLVADLSLDNQIHFLGRIPVKFTKVTEYSRKYKVAKF, encoded by the coding sequence ATGAAAGGCAAAAAATTTTCAGAAGAAGTGATTTTCAAAATTTTAAAGGAATATGAATCGGGAATTCCAGCAAAAGAACTTGGACGCAAATATGGAATGGCCGAGCAAACAGTTCATAAATGGAAAAAAAAATATCACGGGATGCAGGTATCTGATGCTAAAAAACTAAGAAGTCTTGAAGAGGAGAATCGACGTTTAAAACGACTCGTTGCTGATTTGAGTTTGGATAATCAAATACATTTTTTGGGGAGAATTCCAGTAAAATTCACAAAAGTGACTGAATACAGTCGCAAATACAAAGTAGCAAAATTCTAA
- a CDS encoding L-threonylcarbamoyladenylate synthase, which translates to MIEYIIPENPDDRVFDRASALLNNGSVIAIPTDTNWLAVASIKSPKGVDKLYKIKSEGQSKHFSILVNDFSLAQNYAHISNSAFRPLKKIIPGHYTFIFAATRNAQKLLNASKRDGEIGVRFVPVEWVRLFLERHKEALVSTNITAKMLGLADGESIYSYLIEEKYSNFIDLIIDPGEYEFVGKSSIVDFTGEAVEIIREGAGDCSMFK; encoded by the coding sequence ATGATTGAATATATCATACCCGAAAATCCTGACGATCGTGTTTTCGACCGGGCCTCTGCCTTATTAAATAATGGATCTGTAATTGCTATTCCAACCGATACAAATTGGCTTGCTGTTGCAAGTATAAAAAGCCCAAAAGGTGTTGATAAACTTTATAAAATTAAAAGTGAAGGGCAATCAAAACATTTTAGTATTCTCGTGAATGATTTTTCTCTGGCCCAGAATTATGCCCATATCTCTAATTCTGCGTTTAGACCTCTTAAAAAAATCATTCCTGGGCATTATACATTTATATTTGCTGCGACCAGAAACGCTCAAAAACTTCTTAATGCTTCAAAAAGAGATGGAGAGATAGGTGTGAGATTTGTTCCGGTTGAATGGGTTCGTTTATTTCTAGAGCGGCACAAAGAAGCTCTTGTTTCGACAAATATTACTGCCAAAATGCTTGGTTTAGCAGATGGAGAATCTATATACTCATATCTTATCGAAGAAAAATATAGTAATTTTATTGATCTCATTATCGACCCAGGGGAGTATGAATTTGTCGGCAAAAGCTCTATTGTTGACTTCACTGGAGAAGCCGTTGAGATAATTAGAGAGGGAGCAGGAGACTGCTCGATGTTTAAATAA
- the sucC gene encoding ADP-forming succinate--CoA ligase subunit beta, whose protein sequence is MNVHEYQAKELMRKFGISVLNGGVAHSVDEAVKVAQNLGGKVWVVKAQIHAGGRGKAGGVKLAKSIDEVKTHATDILGKTLVTHQTGPEGKEVQKLLIEEGCEIEHEYYVGLVLDRRTGLITFMASTEGGVEIETVASETPEKIIKVPVHPATGYTPFIGRKLGYALGLKGETLKAASKFFAGLYKLYVESDCTIAEINPMVTTKSGTVIALDAKLNFDENALFRHPDIEEYRDPSEESEKELEANKYGLSYISLDGNIGCLVNGAGLAMGTMDIIKLHGGSPANFLDVGGSATKETVEEAFKIILSDDKVKAILVNIFGGIMKCDIIAEGVLAAAKSLGLKVPLVVRLEGTNVALGKKILNESDLDIIAADDLEDAAKKVVAAIN, encoded by the coding sequence ATGAATGTTCATGAGTACCAGGCCAAAGAGCTGATGAGAAAATTTGGCATTTCAGTTTTAAACGGAGGAGTAGCACATTCGGTTGATGAGGCCGTGAAAGTCGCACAAAATCTTGGTGGGAAAGTTTGGGTTGTCAAAGCTCAAATTCATGCAGGAGGAAGAGGTAAAGCTGGTGGAGTAAAACTGGCCAAATCGATTGATGAAGTAAAAACGCATGCCACAGATATTCTGGGAAAAACATTGGTTACTCACCAAACTGGACCTGAAGGTAAAGAAGTACAAAAACTTCTGATAGAAGAGGGATGTGAAATTGAACACGAATATTACGTCGGCCTAGTTCTTGATAGGAGAACTGGACTGATTACATTTATGGCATCCACTGAAGGCGGTGTAGAAATTGAAACTGTTGCAAGTGAGACTCCTGAGAAAATAATTAAAGTTCCAGTTCATCCAGCAACTGGATATACTCCGTTTATTGGTAGAAAACTTGGCTATGCTTTGGGACTTAAAGGGGAGACGCTGAAAGCTGCCTCAAAATTCTTTGCAGGTCTGTATAAACTTTATGTTGAATCGGATTGTACCATTGCGGAGATTAATCCAATGGTCACGACTAAATCAGGAACCGTAATAGCGTTAGATGCAAAACTTAACTTTGATGAAAATGCTCTGTTTCGACATCCAGATATTGAAGAATACAGAGATCCTTCAGAGGAATCTGAAAAAGAGTTAGAGGCCAATAAGTATGGTTTATCTTACATTTCACTAGATGGTAATATCGGATGTCTTGTCAATGGTGCTGGTCTAGCAATGGGAACAATGGATATTATCAAACTACATGGTGGATCTCCGGCCAACTTTCTTGATGTAGGTGGTTCTGCAACAAAGGAAACTGTTGAAGAGGCCTTCAAAATTATTCTTTCAGATGACAAAGTAAAGGCGATATTGGTTAACATTTTTGGTGGTATTATGAAATGTGACATAATCGCAGAAGGTGTCTTGGCCGCAGCTAAATCACTAGGTCTTAAAGTCCCATTAGTTGTCAGACTTGAAGGCACAAACGTAGCTTTAGGCAAAAAAATCTTAAACGAATCCGACCTTGATATTATCGCGGCCGATGATCTTGAAGATGCTGCTAAAAAAGTTGTAGCGGCGATTAACTAG
- the tnpA gene encoding IS200/IS605 family transposase produces the protein MSKSNLKSHYHCVYNLQYHLVLVTKYRRKCFTKEILKDLEDICHNVCEKWSCVLSEFGGEEDHIHLLIQAHPAMDLSRLVNNLKTVTSRLIKKKHQNHFKKFYWKPALWTRAYCLLTTGGTTIETIRRYIEKQGQSSPEG, from the coding sequence ATGTCAAAAAGCAATCTAAAATCCCATTATCACTGTGTTTATAACCTTCAATACCACTTGGTGTTAGTTACGAAATACAGAAGAAAATGTTTCACAAAAGAAATTCTAAAAGACCTAGAAGACATCTGTCATAATGTGTGTGAAAAGTGGTCTTGTGTTCTTTCTGAGTTCGGTGGAGAAGAGGATCATATCCATCTTTTAATCCAGGCCCATCCGGCCATGGATTTGAGTAGGCTCGTCAACAACCTAAAAACTGTTACATCAAGACTCATCAAAAAAAAGCATCAAAATCACTTCAAAAAGTTTTACTGGAAACCGGCCCTATGGACAAGGGCCTACTGTTTACTCACCACAGGTGGCACCACCATAGAAACAATCAGAAGGTATATTGAAAAACAGGGACAATCCTCGCCGGAAGGCTAA
- a CDS encoding arginase family protein, whose product MYDTQEIINQLNRRKLDQFSKQRVELSSHFKFLTSSTDNGVWRNGGRRGANFAPLSILNSFEKLPPTKNSATFSVHEVSSDKNEILDFIKSQEEETQNIKQIISDKENIIQLGGGHDHIYPLLKSFENKYKKIKVINLDAHCDTRIDELPHSGTPFRQFDQNSKCDFEIVQMGINLYNNSVETLSELKNGNMKIISLSQLQKETVAYSTLDTPILCDIFKHEEDELIVLSIDCDVLDVHSMPGVSATNPHGLSKRFVNDFTEFYFKTVKNQKVIGIYEYNPIYDDLTNSGSKFIAQLIWKLMNNLNT is encoded by the coding sequence GTGTATGACACTCAAGAAATAATCAATCAATTAAATCGTAGAAAATTAGACCAGTTTTCAAAACAAAGGGTTGAACTATCGAGTCATTTTAAGTTTCTAACTTCATCTACTGACAATGGGGTTTGGAGAAATGGAGGAAGACGGGGGGCAAATTTTGCCCCGTTATCTATTTTGAATTCATTTGAAAAGCTTCCCCCTACAAAAAATTCTGCTACTTTTTCGGTTCATGAGGTTTCAAGTGATAAGAACGAGATATTAGATTTTATAAAATCACAAGAAGAAGAAACTCAAAACATAAAACAAATTATATCAGATAAAGAAAACATTATTCAACTTGGTGGAGGGCATGATCATATCTATCCCCTTTTGAAGTCTTTTGAAAATAAGTACAAAAAAATAAAAGTTATTAATTTAGATGCTCATTGTGATACAAGAATAGATGAACTCCCCCATTCTGGTACTCCCTTTAGGCAGTTTGATCAGAATTCAAAATGTGATTTTGAGATCGTTCAAATGGGGATTAATCTTTACAATAATAGTGTAGAAACTTTATCTGAACTTAAAAACGGAAATATGAAAATTATCTCTCTTTCTCAGTTGCAAAAAGAAACTGTAGCTTACTCAACTCTTGATACTCCTATACTTTGTGATATTTTTAAGCACGAAGAAGATGAGCTCATTGTTCTTAGTATCGATTGTGATGTGCTTGATGTTCATTCTATGCCTGGAGTAAGTGCCACCAATCCACACGGACTATCCAAACGATTTGTTAATGATTTCACTGAATTTTATTTTAAAACTGTTAAAAATCAAAAAGTGATAGGTATCTATGAGTACAACCCTATTTATGACGATCTCACAAATAGCGGTTCCAAATTTATTGCTCAACTTATTTGGAAACTCATGAATAATTTAAATACATAA
- a CDS encoding transposase has translation MTKKVASKLTAEKKVLSKKKRVELAKAAKKKRSAQNKAKLIKTYRFRFYPTSEQTSTLSRWMGACRFVYNCGLEERNLVFQMSGGVKKLKYEYQQNQLPECRSMEGFEWLEEVPSQSLQMALRNLDQAFQNFLDPNLDAGYPTRKRKGKCTESICFPQGNRVIITCAKKKSKKWSYITGIPKITVGKGATPLKIAQHRKIEGEIKRATITRQTTGEWYISLSCYLGKKAEIIPINSAHKGELVPEKSVGIDLGVAKTICEDAQSDNEHNLDLKTIKKVEKQIATLQRRAAKQKKFSPRWKYYQKIVGKKHRKITRIRHDFLHKASNDICKKHAIVVLEDLRVKNMSKSAKGTLEKPGKNVAQKSGLNRSILRQGWGMFRDFVRYKSEWQGGLLVLVPAKNTSRRCRKCGHTSVENRQKQEVFFCVNCGHTENADKHAATVIKALGLQSLGFESEARKILEAPTKDASAA, from the coding sequence ATGACAAAAAAAGTTGCGAGCAAATTAACGGCCGAAAAAAAAGTTCTCTCTAAGAAGAAACGGGTAGAACTGGCCAAGGCGGCCAAGAAAAAACGTAGTGCGCAGAATAAAGCAAAGCTCATAAAAACTTATCGTTTTCGTTTTTATCCGACAAGTGAACAGACATCAACTCTCTCTCGCTGGATGGGAGCATGCCGGTTTGTCTATAACTGCGGACTTGAAGAACGCAACCTTGTTTTTCAAATGAGTGGCGGAGTTAAAAAATTAAAGTATGAATATCAGCAAAACCAACTTCCGGAGTGTCGATCTATGGAAGGTTTTGAGTGGTTAGAAGAAGTTCCTTCACAATCACTTCAAATGGCACTAAGAAACCTAGATCAAGCTTTTCAAAACTTTCTGGATCCAAATCTCGATGCAGGATATCCGACAAGAAAGAGAAAAGGAAAATGCACTGAATCCATTTGTTTTCCCCAAGGAAATAGAGTTATTATAACTTGCGCAAAAAAGAAATCAAAGAAATGGTCATATATCACAGGAATTCCTAAGATTACCGTAGGTAAAGGAGCTACCCCTCTAAAAATTGCTCAACACAGAAAAATTGAAGGAGAGATAAAAAGAGCAACGATTACACGCCAAACAACTGGTGAATGGTACATCTCTCTGAGTTGCTATTTAGGAAAAAAAGCTGAAATTATTCCTATCAATTCGGCCCATAAAGGTGAGTTGGTTCCCGAAAAATCTGTTGGTATTGATTTAGGCGTGGCCAAAACAATTTGTGAAGACGCTCAGAGCGATAATGAGCATAACCTTGATTTGAAAACAATCAAAAAAGTAGAAAAACAAATAGCGACCCTCCAAAGAAGGGCAGCGAAGCAAAAGAAGTTTTCACCTCGTTGGAAATACTATCAAAAAATAGTTGGAAAAAAACATCGTAAGATAACTAGAATAAGACATGACTTTCTTCATAAGGCCTCAAATGATATTTGCAAAAAACACGCAATTGTAGTGCTTGAGGATCTTAGGGTAAAAAATATGTCAAAAAGTGCCAAAGGTACACTTGAAAAACCAGGAAAAAATGTAGCACAGAAATCTGGACTAAACCGCTCTATACTTAGACAAGGTTGGGGAATGTTTAGAGATTTTGTACGCTATAAAAGCGAGTGGCAAGGAGGATTACTTGTACTTGTTCCGGCTAAAAATACTTCTAGACGATGCAGAAAATGTGGTCATACCTCAGTGGAAAATAGACAAAAGCAAGAAGTATTTTTTTGTGTAAATTGTGGCCATACAGAAAACGCAGATAAACATGCAGCAACTGTCATAAAAGCTCTGGGGCTACAGAGCTTAGGTTTTGAGAGCGAAGCTCGAAAAATCTTAGAAGCCCCCACTAAAGACGCATCAGCGGCTTAG
- a CDS encoding YceI family protein, with amino-acid sequence MKYYFLVLLSILNISSYATCKLKNDTFKIGWTAFKTPKKVGVSGTFNKQALGLVSHTASSIQELLKGASVEIDSNDVFTDNKARDGKIAKFFFSTMEVSKNIKADVSKVTDKLIMLKVSMNGRIVEVPMEYTLKGNSLEAKGTLDVLNFAMDKELKALNQACFAKHEGKTWSDVNISFQADFDC; translated from the coding sequence ATGAAATATTATTTTCTAGTGCTATTATCCATTCTTAACATTTCAAGTTATGCAACATGTAAACTTAAAAATGATACATTCAAAATTGGATGGACTGCTTTTAAAACTCCAAAAAAAGTTGGTGTCTCAGGTACATTTAACAAACAAGCACTAGGACTTGTTTCACATACAGCGTCTTCAATTCAAGAATTGTTGAAGGGAGCTAGTGTAGAAATTGATTCGAATGATGTTTTTACAGACAATAAGGCAAGAGATGGTAAAATTGCCAAATTTTTCTTCTCGACGATGGAAGTCTCAAAGAACATTAAGGCCGATGTTTCAAAAGTAACCGATAAACTCATTATGTTAAAAGTTTCTATGAATGGAAGAATTGTGGAAGTTCCCATGGAATATACGTTAAAAGGAAATTCTCTTGAGGCCAAAGGAACATTAGACGTTTTAAATTTTGCAATGGACAAAGAACTTAAGGCCCTCAATCAGGCATGTTTTGCAAAACATGAGGGCAAAACGTGGTCAGATGTGAATATTTCTTTTCAAGCTGATTTTGATTGTTAA
- a CDS encoding transposase, whose translation MGLWSLTRSKLKQLFTKKSDRRTKAENRYIREVMRDNQYFVYLELIKEGMHQIFESNSAPEARAKFEEMGEWINQAGVFYELKKWWKTFNDGWDTFRNYFKYPVTSSLSEGINNVIKTIKKRAYCYRNMQYFKLKILQVSEFLNSKWVPINFQ comes from the coding sequence TTGGGTTTATGGTCACTGACTCGAAGTAAATTAAAACAACTATTTACTAAAAAATCTGATCGACGGACAAAAGCTGAGAACCGGTATATTCGGGAAGTCATGAGAGATAATCAATATTTTGTTTACCTTGAACTCATTAAAGAAGGTATGCATCAGATATTTGAATCAAACTCAGCTCCTGAAGCAAGAGCAAAATTTGAAGAGATGGGGGAATGGATAAATCAAGCAGGTGTCTTCTATGAACTTAAGAAGTGGTGGAAAACCTTTAACGATGGATGGGACACTTTCAGAAACTACTTTAAATACCCTGTGACCTCATCGCTTTCCGAAGGAATAAACAACGTTATCAAAACAATAAAGAAAAGAGCTTATTGTTATAGGAATATGCAGTATTTTAAGCTTAAAATCCTCCAAGTATCTGAATTCTTGAACTCTAAGTGGGTTCCAATTAATTTTCAATAA
- a CDS encoding CarD family transcriptional regulator: MFEIGDYAVCPGHGVGQVVDKVDEILGNASISLYVVKIISDGLIVRIPIRSRDGIRKLVTPEEISEVYGLLNNHDVKVDNSTWNRRHRDYLNKIKTGSLLEIADVLRSLFLLKEQKNLSYGEKKMLGRCKDLLTEEIALSKGTGKDEVDQKIESIFTL, translated from the coding sequence ATGTTTGAAATTGGTGATTATGCTGTTTGTCCTGGACATGGTGTAGGGCAAGTTGTTGACAAGGTTGATGAAATCTTGGGCAACGCCAGTATCTCTCTTTACGTCGTAAAAATTATCTCTGATGGCCTAATCGTGAGGATTCCGATTAGAAGTAGAGATGGTATCAGAAAACTTGTGACTCCAGAAGAAATTTCAGAGGTCTATGGACTACTCAATAACCATGATGTCAAAGTTGATAATTCTACATGGAATCGCAGACATAGAGATTATCTTAATAAAATTAAAACAGGTTCACTTCTTGAAATAGCTGATGTCCTGCGTTCTTTGTTTCTCTTAAAAGAGCAGAAAAACTTGAGCTATGGCGAAAAAAAGATGCTTGGGCGTTGTAAGGATCTACTCACTGAGGAAATTGCCCTTTCTAAGGGCACAGGAAAAGACGAAGTCGATCAAAAAATAGAATCTATCTTCACATTGTAA